GGCCACGAGCGCGGCCGTACCGATCGCAACGGCATCCGCGCCGAGGGCAAGCGCCTTGGCAACGTCCGCGCCCGAGCGGATGCCGCCGGACACGATCAGTTGCACTTTGCGATGCATGCCCAAGTCCTGCAGAGCCTGGACCGCCGGACGGATCGCACCGAGCAGGGGCAGGCCGATATGCTCGATGAACACTTCCTGCGTCGCCGCGGTGCCGCCTTGCATGCCGTCCAGCACCACCACGTCGGCGCCCGACTTCACCGCAAGCGCGGTGTCGTAGTAGGGACGCGACCCACCCACCTTGATGTAGATAGGCTTCTGCCAGTCGGTGATCTCCCGGAGTTCCTGAATCTTGATTTCAAGATCGTCGGGGCCCGTCCAGTCGGGATGACGGCAGGCGGAACGCTGATCGATGCCCTTCGGCAAGGTCCGCATCTCGGCCACGCGGTCGGAGATCTTCTGGCCGAGCAGCATGCCGCCGCCGCCGGGCTTCGCACCTTGGCCGATGACGACCTCGATCGCGTCCGCGCGGCGCAGATCGTCCGGGTTCATGCCGTAGCGGGACGGAAGCAGCTGATAGACGAGAATAGAAGAGTGGCCTCTTTCTTCCTCGGTCATGCCGCCGTCGCCCGTCGTCGTCGATGTGCCCATCTTGCTGGCGCCGCGGCCAAGGGACTCCTTGGCTTGCGCGGACAGGGAGCCGAAGCTCATGCCGGCAATCGTAACTGGGATCTTGAGGTGAATTGGCTTTTGCGCAAACCGCGTTCCCAGCCACACATCCGTCGAGCATTTTTCGCGATAGCCCTCTAGCGGATACCGGCTCATCGACGCGCCCAGAAAGAGAAGATCGTCGAAGTTCGGCAGCTTGCGCTTCGCACCGCCGCCGCGAATGTCGTAGATGCCGCTGGCTGCCGCCCGGCGAATCTCAGACAGCGTATAGTCGTCGAACGTCGCGGACTTGCGCGGTGTCGTAATTGGTGTCGCGTCCATTAGTATTCCCCAGCGTGGTCGACATTGAAGTTGTAGAGCTGGCGAGCCGAGCCGTACCGCTTGAATTCGGATGGATCGACCTCGCCGTTGAATCCGGCCTTGGTCAGGATGTCGTGAATGGCGGCCTTGTGCTCGTCTCTCATTTCTTTCTCGATGCAGTCAGCGCCCAAACTCTTTACGCCGCCGCGGACGAACAGCCGGGCTTCGTAGATGGAGTCCCCAAGAGCATCGCCCGCGTCACCGAACACGATGAGATTGCCCGCCTGCGCCATGAAGGCGCTCATATGGCCGACAGAGCCTTTCACCACGATATCGATGCCCTTCATGGAGATGCCGCAGCGCGACGACGCATTGCCGTCGATGCGCAGGAGTCCACCGCGGCCCGTCGCGCCAGCCGCCTGGCTTGCGTCGCCGCTCACATGCACGAAGCCGCTCATCATGTTTTCGGCGACGCCAACGCCCGCATTGCCGTGAACCTGCACGGTCGCAAGCTTGTTCATGCCGGCGCAATAGTAGCCAACGGGACCGTTGATCTCGACGTTCAGCGGTGCGTCGAGACCGGCGGCGATGGCGTGCTGCCCGGCCGGGTTCTCAATGACCCAGTGCGTTTCGTTCGTGTCTTTGGGGAGCTTGTGCAGCGCCCCGTTGAGTTCTCTTAGTGGCGTAACGCCAAGATCGATTTCCGGCATTCTCAGCGCTCCCAGAAGTAAACAGTGGCGGGCTCCGGCTCCCAAATCCGCGCCTCGCCGATACCCGGCAAGTCGGCGAGAACCCGGTATTCGGATCCGAAGGCGACGTATTGATCGGTTTCGGCCATGACCGCGGGCTTGCAGGCGATGCCGTCGCGCAGCACGCCAAAGCCGTTCTCGGTGCCGACGACAAAGGTGTAGAAGCCGTCCAGGTCCTCAAGACCCACTTCCAGCGCGTCGCCGAGGGAGAGCCCCTCGTGCATGCGGTGAGTGAGGTAACCGGCGGCCACTTCCGTGTCGTTCTCCGTCTCGAACGTCATGCCTTCGCGGCGAAGCTCGCGGCGGAGGTTGTTGTGGTTCGAGAGCGATCCGTTATGGACCAGGCACTGGTCGTCGCCGGTCGAGTAGGGGTGCGCGCCATTCGTGGTGACAGCGGACTCGGTTGCCATGCGGGTATGGCCGATGGCATGGGTGCCGCTCATCGTGGCGAGCCCGAAGCGGGCCGCGACCTCGGCCGGCAAGCCCACTTCCTTGAAAATCTCCATGCGGCTGCCGCGGCCCACGATCTCGGTGTCGAGACTCTCGGCCGCTAGCCATTCGTCAAGACGGCGCTCGTCCTCGTCCGGGACCGAAACGACCGCATGAGTATCATGCAGTACTGCTTTCGCCTCCGGGAAGGCCTTCTCGATATTCGAGACAGTCTCGCGGATGGCGCCGGCGGACGTGCCGCGCAGCGTAATCTTGGTTCGGCCTTCCTCACCGGCGCCATACACGGCGAAACCGGCACTGTCGGGCCCGCGTCCCGTCATGGTCTCGAGCATGCGTGCCGTCAGGCGGCCGAGCTCAGGCTCGAGAGCGGGGTCCTTTATGAATAGTCCAACAATCCCACACATGTGATCGTGCTCCAGTTTTCCACTGCCGGCAGCATGCGACAAAGCGCCTGCCGGCGTCAACCAGCAAGAAATAATTTTTCCTAAGAGGAAATACAAGGGCTGTATGGGAGACAGCCTATTGGCGCGGGTAGACGATGATGGAGAGGTAAGTCATTGGAGTC
This genomic window from Methyloceanibacter caenitepidi contains:
- a CDS encoding FMN-binding glutamate synthase family protein encodes the protein MDATPITTPRKSATFDDYTLSEIRRAAASGIYDIRGGGAKRKLPNFDDLLFLGASMSRYPLEGYREKCSTDVWLGTRFAQKPIHLKIPVTIAGMSFGSLSAQAKESLGRGASKMGTSTTTGDGGMTEEERGHSSILVYQLLPSRYGMNPDDLRRADAIEVVIGQGAKPGGGGMLLGQKISDRVAEMRTLPKGIDQRSACRHPDWTGPDDLEIKIQELREITDWQKPIYIKVGGSRPYYDTALAVKSGADVVVLDGMQGGTAATQEVFIEHIGLPLLGAIRPAVQALQDLGMHRKVQLIVSGGIRSGADVAKALALGADAVAIGTAALVAIGDNDPAYEEEYQRLGTTAGAYDDWHEGNCPAGISTQNPELAKRLNPELGGRRLANYLSVLTLEAQTIARACGKSHVHNLEPEDLVALTVEAAAMAQVPLAGTKWIPGLTGN
- a CDS encoding protein glxC; translated protein: MPEIDLGVTPLRELNGALHKLPKDTNETHWVIENPAGQHAIAAGLDAPLNVEINGPVGYYCAGMNKLATVQVHGNAGVGVAENMMSGFVHVSGDASQAAGATGRGGLLRIDGNASSRCGISMKGIDIVVKGSVGHMSAFMAQAGNLIVFGDAGDALGDSIYEARLFVRGGVKSLGADCIEKEMRDEHKAAIHDILTKAGFNGEVDPSEFKRYGSARQLYNFNVDHAGEY
- a CDS encoding class II glutamine amidotransferase, yielding MCGIVGLFIKDPALEPELGRLTARMLETMTGRGPDSAGFAVYGAGEEGRTKITLRGTSAGAIRETVSNIEKAFPEAKAVLHDTHAVVSVPDEDERRLDEWLAAESLDTEIVGRGSRMEIFKEVGLPAEVAARFGLATMSGTHAIGHTRMATESAVTTNGAHPYSTGDDQCLVHNGSLSNHNNLRRELRREGMTFETENDTEVAAGYLTHRMHEGLSLGDALEVGLEDLDGFYTFVVGTENGFGVLRDGIACKPAVMAETDQYVAFGSEYRVLADLPGIGEARIWEPEPATVYFWER